The proteins below are encoded in one region of Saccharomyces kudriavzevii IFO 1802 strain IFO1802 genome assembly, chromosome: 5:
- the FMP10 gene encoding Fmp10p (similar to Saccharomyces cerevisiae FMP10 (YER182W); ancestral locus Anc_4.387) → MLKRITLGQLRKYTNGIVFKTASKPKRKWIPWSIFGASFLGGWYLTQHMTFTDLLAYWRYDALPKDADEVLKYHADLNRRLNDLSIVKQLEEAGFVQVIANEDKNLLVSKALNTPGGIAIPPRVYYNPSRRETVGLYHLGMKLTGYPFLIHGGILATVIEDLMKEAIRLEKGTKNINQETKDLSISYKFPTLANQFVVVRTTDLQQYGNKTKLKAELMDQSGNKTLVKADATFASE, encoded by the coding sequence ATGCTTAAAAGAATTACACTGGGGCAGTTGAGAAAGTATACGAATGGCATTGTCTTCAAAACGGCCTCCAAACCTAAAAGAAAGTGGATTCCATGGTCAATTTTTGGTGCAAGCTTCCTTGGGGGATGGTACTTAACGCAGCACATGACATTCACAGACCTGCTAGCCTATTGGAGATATGACGCTCTTCCCAAGGATGCAGATGAAGTCCTCAAATATCATGCGGATTTGAACAGGCGCCTGAATGATTTATCTATCGTGAAACAGTTGGAGGAAGCTGGTTTCGTACAAGTGATTGCTAATGAAGACAAAAACTTGTTGGTGTCGAAGGCATTAAACACTCCTGGCGGGATTGCTATACCACCTAGAGTCTATTATAACCCAAGTAGACGTGAAACTGTCGGGCTATACCATTTAGGAATGAAACTGACAGGCTATCCCTTTTTGATTCATGGGGGCATATTGGCAACAGTGATCGAGGACCTGATGAAAGAAGCCATTAGACTTGAAAAAGGGACCAAAAACATAAACCAAGAGACCAAGGATTTGAGTATCTCATACAAATTCCCCACGCTGGCAAATCAGTTTGTTGTAGTAAGAACTACCGATCTTCAGCAATATGGTAACAAGACCAAATTAAA